One Panicum virgatum strain AP13 chromosome 9K, P.virgatum_v5, whole genome shotgun sequence genomic region harbors:
- the LOC120652919 gene encoding protein ENDOPLASMIC RETICULUM-ARRESTED PEN3-like gives MGTVDGGGGSKSGTVKQLNVGGKLFSLEASSLSLSLSLDSPSPNPTFVDRDPALLSAILAAIRAPSSAAAAFPARVLLDEAHFYGLHEQLLAALSPPPLRGFSVSLASTLCPASEPYPTALAPHHDGSLCLAHGIGQVTYYSPALDHLATFRTHLHRITSLRQLPPSLVILGSASAPGLHVYDFLEGRHVASVQWWDPTDTRVSKAKVIAIAARPPADAADNNSPILATFESPHRENCIVVVDPVTLKPTQEIGRQSGSAAKSSTPDRVVHLPALGLVFASFVSSGAFGYSGYMRLWDIRSGNVVWEVSEPGGAGRSSRFGDPFADADVDVKQQAIYKVCSKSGDVAVADLRCLGNDPWVYMSSGPRGSGGGYGSVLHCHQSQVFVSRKDGLEVWSRLEEQRHNTGDLAEQPGTKERGIDERSYRSCYVDTEEDAKRGMIQMMEGGGDRLFVTRVEMQGVEVWETSHLAGAIPLS, from the coding sequence ATGGGAaccgtcgacggcggcggcggcagcaagaGCGGCACAGTGAAGCAGCTCAACGTAGGGGGCAAGCTCTTCTCGCTGGAGGCAAGCTccctttccctctccctctctctcgatTCCCCTTCCCCCAACCCAACCTTCGTGGACCGCGACCCAGCCCTCCTATccgccatcctcgccgccatccgcgccccgtcctccgccgcggccgctttCCCCGCGCGCGTCCTCCTCGACGAGGCCCACTTCTACGGCCTCCACGAGCAGCTCCTCGCCGCGCTCTCTCCGCCGCCACTCCGCGGCTTCTCCGTCTCCCTTGCCTCCACCCTCTGCCCCGCTTCCGAGCCGTACCCCACCGCCCTCGCGCCGCACCACGATGGGTCCCTCTGCCTCGCCCACGGCATCGGGCAGGTCACCTATTACTCCCCGGCGCTGGATCACCTCGCCACCTTCCGGACCCACCTCCACCGCATCACCTCCCTCCGGCAACTGCCCCCCAGCCTCGTCATCCTCGGGTCCGCCTCCGCTCCAGGGCTGCACGTGTACGACTTCCTCGAAGGCCGGCATGTCGCCTCCGTTCAGTGGTGGGATCCCACTGACACTCGCGTCAGCAAGGCGAAGGTCATCGCCATTGCTGCCCGTCCTCCAGCTGATGCAGCTGATAACAATTCGCCCATCTTGGCAACATTTGAGAGCCCTCACCGGGAGAACTGCATCGTGGTGGTCGACCCTGTAACTCTGAAGCCCACGCAGGAGATTGGCCGGCAAAGTGGCAGCGCAGCAAAGTCATCGACACCAGATCGAGTGGTGCATCTGCCGGCACTCGGACTGGTGTTTGCATCATTTGTGAGTTCCGGGGCATTTGGCTACTCTGGCTACATGAGGCTGTGGGATATTCGGTCTGGTAATGTGGTGTGGGAGGTGAGCGAGCCAGGAGGAGCTGGAAGAAGCAGTAGGTTTGGTGATCCATTTGCAGATGCAGATGTTGATGTTAAGCAGCAGGCAATATACAAGGTTTGCTCAAAGTCAGGAGATGTAGCAGTGGCAGACCTGAGATGCCTTGGTAACGACCCTTGGGTTTATATGTCATCAGGACCAAGAGGGAGCGGAGGAGGCTATGGCAGTGTTCTGCATTGCCACCAGTCTCAAGTGTTTGTCAGCCGGAAGGATGGATTGGAGGTTTGGTCCCGATTGGAAGAACAACGCCATAACACAGGTGACTTGGCAGAGCAACCAGGAACAAAGGAAAGAGGAATTGATGAAAGATCTTATAGGAGTTGCTATGTGGACACGGAAGAGGATGCTAAACGTGGGATGATACAGATGATGGAAGGGGGTGGAGACCGCCTGTTTGTGACAAGAGTAGAGATGCAAGGTGTGGAAGTGTGGGAGACTTCCCACCTTGCTGGTGCAATTCCTCTCTCATAG